Proteins from a genomic interval of Trichoderma breve strain T069 chromosome 2, whole genome shotgun sequence:
- a CDS encoding alcohol acetyltransferase domain-containing protein: MLSMKQLKKLRPLVSLGKLEQVSACCHHLGYFNNVGLSAHYRLPRSSSFAVSDLRKLVYAAAGDVINKHPVLFAIPANEDTPNAYFVSLPSIDLGQSIKFLIRSKPLNILDEGEDEELDAVLEDQHNTNFKNDYGTAPFWRLIILQDTEEDMSFTASFIYHHAIGDGFSGLVFHNTFLDSLETVSSSPISSLQSKQIILPDDDVQIMPALGALHPLPINPNPPLHSATNLDGWTGNSIRCPCISRWISFHISSGTSESFFRKCKQKGLSVASVVSSVIATTLFNILPPNIEALTCIIPVNLRPWLRLSSEATKTAMGSYFDATRVQLIRPSQHSENPSPADDIWTCAQQASKGIRHYLDNVSPSGEPYTAVSVLETIPDISAIFTSMVGKPRDAAFEVTNVGLFSSAVTSERKADTRWQVGKVLLSRSSLVSGAAITISIATGGDGSMTVGFSWQEGVVEDGLVREVSREVKKYFEDDS, from the exons ATGTTGAGTATGAAGCAACTGAAGAAGTTACGGCCACTAG TTAGTTTAGGCAAACTCGAGCAAGTATCTGCATGTTGTCACCACCTAGGATATTTTAACAACGTCGGTCTCTCGGCTCACTACCGTCTCCCGAGATCCTCCTCTTTTGCGGTATCCGATCTACGTAAGCTTGTCTACGCAGCGGCCGGAGATGTGATTAACAAGCATCCTGTATTATTCGCCATACCTGCCAACGAAGATACCCCCAATGCCtactttgtttctcttccctcAATCGACCTCGGTCAGAGTATCAAATTCCTCATACGTTCCAAGCCTTTAAATATTCTCGacgaaggagaagacgaagaactTGATGCCGTCCTAGAAGATCAGCATAACACCAACTTCAAAAATGATTATGGAACAGCGCCATTCTGGCGCCTTATTATTCTTCAAGACACTGAAGAAGATATGAGCTTTACGGCATCATTCATCTATCATCACGCTATTGGCGACGGCTTCTCTGGTCTAGTGTTCCACAATACGTTCCTCGATTCACTAGAgactgtttcttcttctcctatATCTAGTCTCCAGAGTAAGCAGATAATTCtcccagatgatgatgttcaAATAATGCCAGCTCTTGGGGCATTGCACCCTCTGCCGATCAACCCGAATCCGCCTCTTCATTCCGCGACAAATCTCGACGGATGGACTGGCAACTCCATCCGCTGTCCCTGTATATCTCGTTGGATCTCTTTCCATATCTCATCAGGGACTTCCGAATCCTTCTTTCGCAAATGCAAGCAGAAAGGACTCTCTGTAGCATCTGTCGTGTCGTCTGTCATCGCTACGACCCTATTTAATATTCTTCCACCCAATATTGAAGCCCTCACTTGTATCATTCCAGTCAATCTACGGCCATGGCTTCGATTATCTAGTGAGGCCACTAAGACTGCAATGGGTAGTTACTTTGATGCCACCAGAGTACAGCTCATACGGCCTAGTCAACACTCTGAGAATCCTAGCCCAGCCGACGACATATGGACCTGCGCTCAGCAAGCATCAAAAGGTATCAGGCATTACTTAGATAACGTATCGCCTTCTGGGGAACCTTATACGGCAGTTTCAGTGTTGGAGACTATTCCAGATATCTCGGCTATCTTCACCTCAATGGTTGGCAAACCTCGCGACGCAGCGTTTGAAGTAACAAACGTGGGGCTTTTCTCGTCTGCTGTGACTTCGGAGAGGAAGGCCGATACTCGTTGGCAAGTAGGAAAAGTTCTACTCAGTCGAAGTTCTTTGGTATCAGGTGCTGCAATCACTATCAGTATCGCTactggaggagatggatcaATGACCGTCGGGTTTAGTTGGCAGGAAGGCGTTGTTGAGGATGGTCTTGTTCGAGAAGTCAGCAGAGAGGTTAAGAAATATTTTGAAGATGATAGCTAA
- a CDS encoding alpha/beta hydrolase fold domain-containing protein, whose protein sequence is MAQLRSYPFPYSQAAQLDSRIKIPRPVIDPTLAPIIDSFLLPEEVDLQLMRGFTAVGDGEEYIHPADTIIKSAVHMKHTEYHALGPNGNNVTLSVFAPKNPTSNVLPALYHIHGGGMIAGDRFSGVAELLDIIKGIECVIITIEYRLAPETRAPGGAEDCYAGLIWVSENAIVVGIDPAKIVIWGVSGGAALAAAICLMARDRKLPATPIKGQMLLSPMLDDRCDSISDQQFEYGSPWCGITNRMAWDYVIGEDRGSNTVSQYQSPSRAEDLSNLPCTYIDAAECEVFRDSAVSFATNMWRCGSTCELHIWPGAFHLFDGIDNPDVPLIHAAVSAKRTWMERILSC, encoded by the coding sequence ATGGCCCAACTTCGGAGCTATCCATTTCCCTACTCTCAGGCGGCACAGCTAGATTCCAGGATTAAAATTCCACGACCAGTTATTGATCCCACACTAGCGCCCATCATCGAttcgtttcttctccccgAGGAGGTAGACCTCCAACTAATGCGTGGCTTCACTGCCGTTGGTGACGGCGAAGAGTACATTCACCCTGCAGATACCATTATAAAAAGCGCAGTACATATGAAGCATACTGAGTATCACGCTCTTGGTCCTAATGGCAATAATGTGACGCTATCTGTTTTTGCGCCAAAGAACCCAACTTCGAATGTTCTGCCAGCTTTATACCACATACATGGAGGAGGGATGATTGCAGGTGATCGCTTTTCTGGCGTTGCTGAGCTGTTAGACATCATCAAAGGTATCGAGTGCGTCATCATAACCATCGAGTACCGCCTTGCTCCGGAGACTCGAGCTccaggaggagcagaagatTGTTACGCTGGGCTCATCTGGGTATCTGAGAACGCGATCGTCGTTGGCATTGATCCAGCGAAGATTGTTATCTGGGGTGTTTCCGGCGGAGCAGCCCTAGCGGCCGCAATATGCCTGATGGCTAGGGATAGGAAGCTTCCCGCGACTCCCATCAAGGGCCAGATGCTTTTATCTCCCATGCTAGATGATCGCTGCGACAGCATCTCAGACCAGCAATTTGAATATGGGAGTCCTTGGTGCGGTATTACAAATCGCATGGCATGGGACTACGTTATTGGGGAAGACAGGGGGAGCAACACAGTATCGCAGTATCAGTCGCCATCTCGAGCAGAAGACTTGTCGAACCTCCCATGTACTTACATTGACGCGGCGGAGTGCGAAGTATTTCGCGATTCTGCTGTGTCCTTTGCTACCAACATGTGGCGCTGTGGTTCAACTTGCGAATTACACATCTGGCCAGGGGCTTTCCACCTATTCGACGGAATAGATAACCCTGATGTACCACTTATTCATGCTGCAGTCTCTGCAAAAAGAACTTGGATGGAAAGAATCTTGTCCTGCTAG
- a CDS encoding major facilitator superfamily domain-containing protein, with the protein MQNPTSSSDAKGDADEKQHAIVQNVDAKSPSDTEVAVHQDAQAGVQGVEAIAIVWSKTSLIIIYILIWIVYFVVLMQQGAEAALNPFVTSAFQQHSLTPTVGILASVIGGVCNLTVAKILDIFGRPQGYAMSLVITTIGLIMMAATTNVEMYAAAQVFWTVGNNALLYTVNIFVADTTRLHNRGLMTALTSSPNIITTWLGGPISTAFLDGPGWRWCFGAFSIIVPVLCLPLFCMLMFNYFKAKKQGIVTSKRTKSKSSLQQFLYYCREFDAIGLLLLTAGLALFLLPFNLYALQPLGWRSPLIICLLVFGFLLTVAFALWERFFAPVTFIPYSLLLDRNMIGACMLGMVLFISFFCWNSFFSSFLQVVNDLNVTEASYVVQIYGLGSSLFSIATGVVIRYTGRFKAITLYGAIPLYTLFMGLMIYFRRPDMNVGYIIMCQIFISVAAGVVIITSQMAAMTAASHQYIAVVMAILSMFSSIGGAIGLTIAGAIWQAVFPIKLAEYLPPDEQANLINIYSMLEVQLSYPVGTPTRIAIQRAYGDAQLMMLVAGTAIWAVGFVGVALWRNNNIKNIQQVIGQVI; encoded by the coding sequence ATGCAAAATCCAACCTCATCGTCCGATGCCAAAGGGGACGCCGACGAAAAGCAACACGCAATAGTTCAAAATGTTGACGCCAAATCTCCGAGCGATACAGAGGTAGCTGTGCAccaagatgctcaagctGGTGTTCAGGGAGTCGAGGCTATTGCCATAGTTTGGTCGAAAACCTCTCTTATCATTATCTACATATTGATATGGATCGTTTATTTTGTTGTATTGATGCAACAAGGCGCCGAAGCAGCCCTCAATCCCTTTGTCACTTCGGCTTTTCAACAACATTCTCTGACTCCTACAGTCGGTATCTTGGCCAGCGTTATCGGAGGGGTGTGCAACCTGACTGTGGCAAAGATACTCGACATCTTCGGGCGACCGCAAGGTTATGCTATGTCCCTTGTCATTACGACCATTGGCCTCATTATGatggcagcgacgacgaatgTAGAGATGTACGCTGCAGCTCAGGTATTCTGGACGGTTGGCAACAATGCGCTACTCTACACAGTGAACATCTTTGTTGCTGATACGACAAGGTTGCACAACCGTGGCCTTATGACAGCCTTGACCTCGTCACCTAATATTATCACCACCTGGCTGGGTGGTCCAATCTCAACTGCTTTCCTTGATGGTCCTGGTTGGCGCTGGTGCTTTGGTGCATTTTCTATCATTGTACCTGTTTTGTGTCTTCCTTTATTTTGCATGTTGATGTTCAACTActtcaaggcaaaaaagcagGGCATCGTCACCAGTAAAAGAACTAAATCAAAGTCATCTTTGCAACAGTTTCTCTATTACTGCCGCGAGTTTGACGCTATTGGCCTCCTTTTATTAACAGCTGGCCTggctctcttccttttgccGTTCAATTTATATGCCCTGCAGCCCTTGGGGTGGCGATCGCCGCTAATTATCTGCTTGTTGGTTTTTGGGTTTCTTCTAACCGTCGCATTCGCGTTATGGGAGAGATTCTTCGCGCCTGTTACTTTTATCCCTTACTCGCTGCTCCTTGATCGGAATATGATTGGGGCGTGTATGCTCGGCATGGTTCTTTTTAtcagcttcttttgctgGAACAGCTTTTTCAGCTCTTTCCTTCAAGTTGTCAACGACCTGAATGTCACCGAAGCAAGCTATGTTGTCCAAATTTATGGCCTCGGCAGCAGCCTATTCTCAATTGCCACAGGCGTGGTTATTCGATATACGGGTCGGTTCAAAGCGATTACTCTTTACGGCGCTATACCTTTATACACTCTCTTTATGGGCCTTATGATTTATTTCCGGCGACCAGACATGAATGTTGGTTATATCATTATGTGTCAAATATTCATCTCCGTGGCCGCGGGAGTCGTTATCATCACATCGCAGATGGCCGCGATGACTGCCGCATCACACCAATATATTGCAGTTGTCATGGCCATCTTATCCATGTTCTCTTCCATAGGCGGCGCTATTGGCCTTACCATTGCCGGTGCTATTTGGCAAGCTGTTTTCCCCATCAAGCTTGCTGAGTACCTTCCGCCCGATGAGCAGGCCAATCTCATAAATATATACAGCATGCTAGAAGTACAGTTGAGTTATCCGGTCGGTACGCCCACTAGGATTGCTATCCAACGTGCTTACGGGGACGCACAATTAATGATGCTGGTGGCTGGTACGGCGATCTGGGCTGTTGGATTTGTTGGAGTTGCTCTTTGGAGAAATAATAACATCAAGAATATCCAGCAAGTGATAGGCCAAGTAATCTAA
- a CDS encoding short chain dehydrogenase domain-containing protein — MTTVATSRYAEAHAKQHGPGDERPTALQIVKDEQREGNMTDKVVFITGCSSGLGVETARAMKATGATVFVTARNLEKAKEALGDILNGDRIHLLKLDLESFDSVRSCVNEFKSMSSSLNILIENAGIRHVPFGRTRDGFEKHWGTNHLSHFLLLELLRPMLLASSTPEFCSRAIIVSSTAHRNAPMDFSDLNWEKRKYVPSVAYGQSKLANVYTASEIERRYGAQGLHAWSVHPGGIRTGLQAPSTFDIKDWLVVIKSGPMATLNTMMNAEQGASTSVWAALSRDLEGQGGKYCERNRFSEPLKKGWKMIDPGHAEWCYDEKAAARLYDLSMKEINM, encoded by the coding sequence ATGACCACCGTAGCAACAAGCCGTTATGCAGAGGCCCATGCTAAACAACATGGCCCCGGCGACGAACGACCTACTGCCCTACAGATTGTCAAGGACGagcagagagaaggaaaCATGACAGACAAGGTCGTTTTCATCACAGGATGCTCTTCAGGATTGGGAGTCGAGACGGCGAGAGCAATGAAAGCCACTGGAGCAACCGTTTTCGTCACCGCTCGCAAtttggaaaaggcaaaggaggcGCTTGGAGACATCCTCAATGGCGATCGAATTCACCTTCTCAAGCTAGATCTCGAATCTTTCGACAGTGTTCGATCTTGCGTCAACGAATTCAAGTCAATGAGCAGTTCTCTCAATATCCTCATTGAAAATGCAGGTATTCGACACGTTCCGTTCGGTCGGACACGTGATGGCTTCGAAAAGCATTGGGGAACAAACCACCTATCTCACTTTCTCCTCTTGGAGCTTCTCAGGCCTATGCTCTTAGCATCATCGACGCCAGAGTTTTGCTCTCGTGCCATTATTGTTTCTTCAACGGCCCACAGAAACGCTCCTATGGACTTTTCAGATCTGAATTGGGAAAAGCGGAAATACGTTCCCTCGGTTGCTTACGGCCAAAGCAAATTGGCCAATGTTTACACTGCCAGCGAAATCGAGAGGCGATATGGCGCGCAGGGACTTCATGCATGGAGTGTTCACCCCGGTGGTATTCGAACGGGGCTGCAGGCACCAAGCACGTTTGATATCAAGGATTGGCTTGTTGTCATCAAATCCGGTCCCATGGCAACGCTCAACACCATGATGAATGCTGAGCAAGGTGCTTCAACGTCTGTATGGGCGGCCTTGAGCAGAGATCtggaaggccaaggaggaaaaTACTGTGAGAGGAACCGATTCAGTGAGCCGCTGAAGAAGGGCTGGAAGATGATTGATCCAGGACATGCCGAGTGGTGTTACGACGAAAAGGCTGCGGCAAGGCTTTACGACTTGTCCATGAAAGAAATCAATATGTAA
- a CDS encoding glycosyl hydrolases family 25 domain-containing protein has translation MKSLASIVIGAAALATVASASVKGFDISHYQPNVDFAKAYSDGARFVIIKATEGTTYTDPSFSDHYTKATSAGFIRGGYHFAQPASSSGAAQAKYFLAHGGGWSSDGITLPGMLDLEYAPSGDSCYGLSASAMVSWINDFINTYHSATSQYPLIYTSTSWWQLCTGNNGSFGSKSPLVVARYASSVGTLPNGWSYYTIWQNNDAAPWGGDSDIFNGDLAQLQKIARGS, from the exons ATGAAGTCGCTTGCTTCCATTGTCATCGGGGCTGCCGCTCTTGCCACTGTTGCCAGTGCATCCGTTAAAGGATTCGACATTTCTCACTATCAACCCAACGTTGACTTTGCCAAGGCATATTCCGATGGTGCACGCTTCGTTATTATCAAA GCCACTGAGGGAACCACTTATACCGATCCTAGTTTTAGTGATCATTACACCAAGGCCACCAGTGCCGGCTTCATCCGTGGCGGCTACCACTTTGCACAGCCTGCATCTTCCTCTGGCGCCGCCCAAGCCAAATATTTCCTCGCCCACGGAGGAGGTTGGTCATCTGATGGCATCACTCTGCCCGGAATGCTGGATCTCGAGTATGCCCCCAGCGGGGACAGCTGCTACGGTTTGAGCGCCAGCGCCATGGTCAGCTGGATTAATGATTTCATCAACACTTATCACTCCGCTACATCTCAGTATCCTCTCATCTACACTTCTACAAGCTGGTGGCAACTGTGTACTGGAAACAATGGCTCATTCGGCAGCAAATCTCCTCTTGTGGTTGCGCGATACGCCAGCTCCGTGGGCACGCTGCCCAATGGCTGGAGTTATTATACTATTTGGCAAAACAATGACGCAGCTCCTTGGGGTGGTGATTCTGATATCTTCAATGGAGATTTGGCACAGCTTCAGAAGATTGCTCGTGGAAGCTAG
- a CDS encoding glycosyl hydrolase family 76 domain-containing protein, which translates to MFSSFVIIATSILYGTAEAVYRIDNADNIRDTARGLAYDLMLQYDGNKTGQIPGILPGPPTENKGDYYWWEGGAMMGTYVDYWHLTGDTSYNSVVMEGMLHQVGDHANYMPLNHTASLGNDDQGFWGMSAMLAAENKFPNPPANKPQWLALAQAVWNTQADPSRHDETCNGGLRWQIPFSNAGYNYKNTIANGCFFNIGARLARYTRNETYAKRAEDTWNWLWGVGYIDHENWLVYDGGHVEKNCTDINHATFSYNAAVLTHGAAFMYNYTNGSDVWKYRVDRLLDSLLTRFFPDGIAYEAACEPRQGACSTDMLSFKGYIHRWLSVVTQVAPHTKNKILPVLRKSTEAAVKQCTGGDSGRRCGFYWSSGKFIDPAVDHTSGAGEAMNVLAAVSSLLINEANPPVTNSSGGISKGNPNAGTGADNGERELKPIGTADKAGAAIVTLILLGSATAGFIWICWTD; encoded by the exons ATGTTTTCGTCATTTGTAATCATTGCGACTAGCATCCTATATGGGACAGCAGAGGCTGTTTATCGCATTGACAATGCAG ACAATATTCGAGATACCGCCCGTGGGCTTGCGTACGACCTAATGCTACAGTACGATGGGAACAAGACGGGTCAAATTCCTGGCATTTTGCCTGGTCCACCGACTGAGAATAAAGGAGATTACTACTGGTGGGAAGGAGGTGCTATGATGGGCACATATGTCGATTATTGGCATCTCACGGGTGATACAAGCTACAATTCAGTCGTGATGGAAGGCATGCTTCACCAAGTAGGCGACCACGCAAACTATATGCCCTTGAACCACACTGCATCCCTCGGAAATGACGATCAAGGCTTCTGGGGCATGTCCGCAATGCTGGCGGCCGAGAACAAATTCCCAAATCCTCCAGCAAATAAACCTCAATGGCTTGCTCTGGCCCAAGCAGTTTGGAACACTCAAGCGGATCCTAGTCGCCACGACGAAACCTGCAATGGTGGATTGAGATGGCAAATCCCATTCTCAAATGCTGGTTACAACTATAAGAACA CAATTGCCAACGGATGCTTCTTCAATATCGGGGCCCGACTTGCTCGATATACCCGAAATGAGACATATGCCAAGCGTGCCGAAGATACTTGGAACTGGCTATGGGGAGTGGGATACATCGACCATGAAAACTGGCTTGTCTATGACGGCGGCCATGTCGAAAAGAACTGCACCGATATAAATCACGCCACATTCTCCTACAACGCAGCCGTTCTGACCCATGGAGCTGCCTTTATGTACAACTAT ACCAACGGCTCAGATGTCTGGAAGTATCGCGTAGACAGACTCCTAGACTCTCTTTTAACGAGATTCTTTCCGGATGGAATTGCATATGAGGCTGCATGCGAGCCGCGCCAAGGTGCATGCAGTACAGACATGCTTTCGTTCAAAGGCTATATCCATCGCTGGCTCTCTGTGGTGACCCAGGTCGCTCCGCAtacaaagaacaaaatcCTTCCCGTTTTGCGAAAATCGACAGAAGCTGCTGTCAAGCAATGCACGGGAGGCGATTCAGGCCGACGATGCGGCTTCTACTGGAGTTCCGGGAAATTTATCGACCCAGCCGTCGATCATACCAGCGGCGCCGGCGAAGCCATGAATGTCCTGGCAGCAGTGTCGAGTCTTCTAATCAATGAAGCGAATCCTCCAGTGACCAATTCATCGGGAGGTATTTCCAAAGGAAACCCTAATGCAGGAACCGGGGCAGACAATGGAGAGAGGGAGTTGAAACCGATTGGTACAGCAGACAAGGCTGGGGCGGCTATTGTGACACTCATTTTACTGGGTAGCGCAACGGCCGGCTTCATTTGGATATGCTGGACTGACTAA
- a CDS encoding fungal specific transcription factor domain-containing protein encodes MPNSSDGDPGVSTTLRITRSIMTAEPIAHEHDEGSPQPGVSHRTADAEYARQNLVEFFSQNLLEKPIQTRLTYIGNDLSTLGYLVRQQSTNQRVHHYPSSNSYAPRIPGLQGVPAPNLIPKDAFVLPPKSVSDILIGAYFEHIHGLFPIIDREEFLAQYEAPTSAPPLLLFHAICLAGSHAASTLDNTQELKSAFFRRAKALFDGRYEEDRMHMVQAALLLTWFSDGGDDVCTNAWYWIGVATRIALGLGMHRDVGPSKMLERDKRTWRKIWWCLVQFDVLVSLCYGRPQTINLDDCDTPPLGAEDFDASTSEDEASFCIHHAKLCADISFLLRTHFSLKTQKSPSNWSASLQALDLKLAEWLLSLPSALRDRSQPTSVYKAMLFLTYETTLCTIHGSCPSSSSTTE; translated from the exons ATGCCGAACAGCTCCGATGGTGACCCCGGCGTCAGCACAACACTCCGTATCACCAGATCTATAA TGACAGCGGAACCTATTGCCCACGAACATGATGAAGGTTCTCCTCAACCTGGAGTCTCTCACAGAACGGCGGATGCAGAATATGCAAGGCAGAATTTAGTGGAATTCTTCAGCCAGAACCTCCTAGAGAAGCCTATACAAACACGCCTTACCTATATCGGGAATGACCTATCTACCCTTGGTTATCTTGTTCGCCAGCAGTCGACAAACCAGCGTGTTCATCACTATCCTTCTTCGAACAGCTACGCACCACGCATACCCGGGTTACAAGGCGTCCCGGCGCCCAACCTGATTCCCAAAGATGCGTTCGTTCTTCCACCCAAGAGCGTCTCCGATATTCTGATAGGGGCCTACTTTGAACATATTCATGGCCTTTTCCCAATCATTGATCGAGAAGAGTTCCTCGCCCAGTATGAAGCTCCGACTTCAGCACCACCACTGCTTCTGTTTCATGCAATATGTCTAGCAGGGAGCCATGCGGCGTCTACGCTTGACAACACTCAAGAACTGAAAAGTGCTTTTTTTCGTCGTGCAAAAGCGCTGTTCGATGGGCGATATGAGGAAGACCGGATGCACATGGTACAAGCGGCCCTGCTCTTGACCTGGTTTTCcgatggcggcgacgatgTGTGCACAAATGCCTGGTACTGGATCGGAGTTGCAACACGTATTGCTCTCGGCCTGGGCATGCACCGAGATGTTGGCCCTAGCAAGATGCTGGAACGAGACAAGAGAACTTGGAGGAAGATCTGGTGGTGTTTAGTCCAATTCGATGTACTCGTGTCTCTATGTTACGGTCGGCCGCAGACCAT CAATCTAGATGACTGTGATACACCACCTCTTGGCGCAGAAGATTTCGATGCCTCTACCAGTGAGGACGAAGCAAGCTTTTGCATCCACCATGCGAAGCTCTGCGCAGATATATCCTTTTTACTCAGGACTCACTTTTCCCTCAAAACCCAGAAATCTCCCAGCAACTGGAGTGCCTCTCTCCAAGCTTTGGATCTCAAGCTCGCCGAATGGCTCCTTAGTCTACCCTCTGCGCTACGCGACCGTAGCCAGCCAACAAGCGTGTACAAGGCAATGCTATTCCTCACATACGAAACTACCTTG TGCAC